The Novosphingobium terrae genome segment AGCGCAACGCCGTAGCGTGCCTCACCCATGGGGACCGCCGCGACATAGAAGCCGTCATGCGTGGCGCTGGCCGCGATGGTCTGTTCGAAGACCCCGTTGGTCTGGTTGTCGGCGAAGATCACCGGCAGTTCCACCGTCTTGTCGGTGAAATCCGCGAAGCTGAAGGGCAGGCCGAAGCGCCGCATCGCCAGCACCGTCAGCCGCGGGGCGAGCCCTTCGCCCTTCAGCTCGGCGGGCAGATACATGCGCTCGGAGCTGTTGAGGTAGAACAGGCCCTGCTGGCGCAGGCCGGTGCGCGCCAGAGCGGGATCGAACAGAGCGCGATGCTCCATGCTCCCCAGATTGACCTCATGCTCGAAGCCCTGGATCACCGCCAGCTCGTGGTCGAGCGGCATGAACATCAGCCGTGCCATCGCCGAGGTCGTCGCCTGGCGCCACAGATCGACCGGATCACGCCCGCAGTCGCCACGCAGCGTGGCATGCGGCTGGGCATGGGCAAAGGCGATGGCGCCTTCCTGCACGGCCTGGCGGATCGCGGCCTGTTCGGGCGAGATGTCATTGGTGCGGCGGATGGGATCACCGGCTTCGGTGTAGTCGATCACCGAGCCCATGCCGGTGGTGCACAGCTGTTCCAGCACCGAGGCGCTGGCGGTCAGCGCATTGAGCGCGAAATCGTCATAATGGCTGACATCGAGGAAGCCGCGCTTGTCGAGGCCGGGCATGTTGACCTCGCGCAGCAGCAGATAGCGGCCCGCGACATGGACATCGAGCGCTTCGGCCAGCACCCTGTCGATGCTGTTCTGCACCGAACCGTTGTAGCCAAGATCGACCAGCATCAGCGTGTCGCCCGGCGCGGGATCGACCACGGCTCGCACATGCGCGATCAGCCTTTTGGCAAAAGCGCGAGAGGCCGCGACGGTGGCACGCTTGCGCGCGGTCTTGCGCATCTCCTGACGCAGGTTGGCGCAGGCTTCCTCATGGGTTGCCGTGTCACAGATCCGCGCGAGATCCTCGGCCGGCAGCAGCAGCTGGCGCCCCAGGGAGCCGGCCAGAGTGGTGGCCTCCTGATCGCAATAGCGGGTTACCTCAGCTTCGTCGGTGAAGCTGGCGGCCGTGGCGGTGAAGCGGCTGATTTCGATGGGATGGGCGGTGAAGCTTGTGCTTGAGGCATCGCCGCGCGCGGCATGCATCCGCATCGGCAGCCAGCCGTCACGCATCAGGAACAGGTAGTGGACGCGCCCGCCGTGCTTTGCGGACAGTGCTTCGGCCTCCTGGCGCAGCCACATATCATAGCCGGTGAGGATCGGCCCCATGACCGCCATGCCGAGGCGTGCCGCCGCATTGTCCTGCTGCGGCAGGGCCAGCGCCAGCGCAGCGCGATGCGGCTGGGCGGCGGTGACGGCCTTGCTGATCGGATGAAGCATGGCGCCGATCCCGGCTTCCAGCCGCAATTGCTGGGTCAGCTCGGTGCTGAATTGTTTCAGATGGAGCGTCGAGACGCCATGGGCGCTCACGCCCACCACATCGGCGCCGTGATTGTCGCCGATGTGCAGGATTTCATGCGGCTTGGCCGAAAGCTTGCGCAGCACCTCGCGGTAGAGGCCCAGCGCCTTGGGCTGGCCATAGGCGCTGGAGACGAAGATGCGATCGATCAGCGCGGCCACCTCCGTTCCGGCGGCGCGCTCGATCAGGCCGCGCAGCTGGGGGGCGTCGAGATAGGTGTCGGAGACAATGATGATCTGCAGTCCGCGTGCTTTGGCGCGGCGCATCAGCTCGACGGCGGGCGCGAAGGCGAAGCAGGCCTGCGCCTCGGCTTCCAGCTCGGCGGCGATTGCGGTGTCGCGCGTCGCCTGCGGGGTGCGGGGCATCAGCTGGCTGTAGATCTCGCCGATCGAGACCTCGTTGCGGTTGTGACCGAAGCCCATCACCTTGCGGGCGATCGCCTCGGCCCAGCGGCGCTGCACGGGGTTGATGCCGGGCAGGGTGGTGAACACATCGCCGGGCGCATGAGTGTCGCGCCAGAGCAGCGTGTCGAAACAGTCGAGGCTGAGAACCCTGGCCTGCGGAAACCAGTCGATGGCCTGCGGCAGCTCATGCGGCAGCAGATCCACGCGCGCCGGATCGGCAGAGGGCGCGGCGGTTTTGGCGAAGGCGTTGGGTGTGATCGGCGCGTTCATGCTGGCTCTCGGCAGGCTGAAAGCACTCCGCCGGAATGGCAGAACTTTAGCTTGCCGAGAGGTAAGCAAACAAGGTGAAGCGGTGCTTCACCTGTTTCTAGGTAGAAACGCCTGTCAGTGGCCCGGCTTGGCCTCGTGAGGGGCCGGAGCGGCTTTGGCGGGGGCCTTGTCCGCGCCCTTTTCATCAGGCTTTTCAGGCCCATGGTCGGTCGGCGGGGTCACATCATTGGCCAGCAGCAGCGACATGCGGCGGTTGCGCGCATCGGAAGGATTGTCGGCAATCAGCGGTTCGCGGTCAGCCACGCCCTCGATGCGGCGGAATCGGTCCTCGCCCAGCCCGTCGCGCATCATCTGCTGGCGGGTGGACTCGGCGCGCCCTGCCGAGAGCGACCAGTTGTTGACCAGACCGTTGGTGCGCCATTGCAGCGCATCGGTATGGCCGCGAATGGTCAGATCGCCGGTCTCGGTCTTGAGCACGTGAGAGATCGCCGCCAGCAGCTCCACCGCATCGGGGGTCAGCACGGTGGTGCCCAGCTGGAACATCGAGAAATCAGCATCATCCATCAGATCGATGCGGATGCCATCGGGCGTCACCGTCACCTTCAGCACGCGCGACAGCTTCTTAAGCTTCTCGCTGGCGTTGAGCTGCTGCTGCAGGCGCTGCTGCACCTGGCTGGCCTTCTTGATCTGGTTGGCGCCTTCCTTCATGCCGCCGGTGGCGTCACGCGGGATGGTCATCGGGCGCTGGCCGGTCTGGCCCGCGCGATGCGGCATCTTGTCGGCATCGACCATCGAGGAGCCGCCCAGCAGCCCGTTCGAGCCTGCGCCGCCCTGGCGGATCTTCATCAGCGTGGGGGTGAAATAGTCGGCGATGCCCTTGCGCTGCTTTTCGGTGGTGGCGCCCAGCAGCCACATCAGCAGGAAGAAGGCCATCATCGCGGTCACGAAGTCGGCATAGGCCACCTTCCATGCGCCGCCGTGATGGCCGGCGGCCACGATGGTGACCTTCTTGACGATGATCGGGGCAGGGATGTCCTGCTTGTTGCCCTTTTTTGGGGGAGCCATGGATCAGCCCCCCTTAGCGGCCACGCAGCGCGTCGAGCAGTTCGGAAAGGCCGGGGCGGAAATCGTGGGACAGGCCCGAGCGCGCGCTTTCGACCACCAGCGGCTGGGGCCAGCCATGCAGCGAGGCGATGATCACCTGCTTGACGGCGTGGAAGATCTGCTCGTCGGCCTCGTTCACCTGTTTCAGGCGACCGGCCATCGGGGCGACGATGCCATAGGCCAGCATCACGCCCATGAAGGTGCCGACCAGAGCCGAGCCGATCATCGCGCCCAGCACGCTGGGCGGCTTGTCGATCGAGCCCATGGTTTTGACCACGCCCAGCACGGCGGCCACGATGCCGAGAGCCGGAAGCGCGTCGGCCAGGCCCTGAATGGCGTGCTGGGGGTGGTCGAGCGCGGTGAGGTGGGTCTTGATGGCATTGTCCATCACATCTTCCACCGCATGCACCTCCAGCGTGCCGGAGGACACCACGATCAGCGTCAGCGTGTCGCAGATCAGGTCAGTGAGTTCATGATTGGCCAGCAGGCGCGGATATTCCGCGAAGATCGGCGAATCCTTGGGCGCCGCCACATGGCTTTCCATGGCGACCGGGCCTTCGGTGCGCAGCAGCTTCATCAGCTTGGTGGTCAGCGCGATAACGTCGATATGGTCCTGCTTGTTATGCTTGGGCCCCTTGAAGACCTTGCCGAAGCCCCCACCCAGCGCTTTCAATCCATGCATGTCATTGCCGATGACCAGCGCCGCGATACCCGCGCCGCCAATGGTCGCCACTTCGTGCGGAATGGCTTCGAAGACCGGGCCCAGCGCGCCGCCGGTCATGGCGAACACGCCAAACACGGCACCAAACAGGACGACAAGGCCGATGATCGGAAACATTAAGCAACCCCCTGGAAGAAACGTCAGATGCGCCCTGTGTCCGCCCCCCGCATGGGCCGGGCACAGGGGTAGGTATCAATTGTTGATGTAGGTGAACAGGCTCATGCTCGACAATTTGGCGAAACTGGCCTGGCTGGCGCTGAGCGCCAGCATCTGCTGCGAGAGCTGAGCGGTTGCCGTGGTGTAATCCGTGCCGCCCACCGTGGCTTCCGTGCTGGTGCGCGCGGTTTGCGCGGTGGTCTGCACCGTGGTGGCCGTGGTGATCCAGGCCGAGCGCGCGCCGACCACCGTCTGCGTGGCGGACACCTGGTTGAGCGCGGCGGTGAGCTGATCGAAGGTGCCGCCGCTGGCGTTCATCGTATCCGAAGTGGCGGTGCCCGCCGTCAGCTGATCGGCCAGCGTCTTGACGGTGGTGAGCAGATTGCCGCTCACGCCGCCGCTGGTGGTGAAGTCCATCACCTCGGGGCCCGTCACCGAAGGGGTGACCGAGAGGCTGCCGCCCAGCGAGATGGCGCTGGCGCTGCTGCCACCGGTGTAGGTGGCATTGCCGCTGGAATCCTGCGTGTAGGCCGGCGTGCTGCCCGATGTGCCCGAGAACACATAGTTGCCGTAGCTGTCCTTGGTGTTCGAAAGGTCCACCAGCTGCTGGTAATAGGCGCTGATCTGGGTGCCGATGTTGGCCTTGTCGGTGGTGTTGGTGGTGTCCGATGCCGCCTGGGTCGCCAGCGTCTGGATCTGGGTGATGATGTTGGTGAACTGGCTCAGCGTGCTGTCGGTCAGCGACAGGCTGGCCTTGGCGGCGCTGGCATTGGCCGTATCGGCGGTCGACAGCGTATCGGCGGCCTGCATCGTGCGCATCTGCGCGGCGGCGACAGGGTCGTCGTAGGAATGGGTCAGCTTGTTGCCGGTGGACAGCTGCTGGCTCAGATTCTGGGTCGCCTGGGTGATCTTGTCCATGTTGGCGATGGACAGATTGTAGAAGGCGCTGGTGCTGATGGAGGTCATGGTAAGGTCCTCAGATCTGCAGGAGTTGGTTGAAGAGGGTCTGGGCGACCTGGATCACCTTGCCCGAAGCCTGATAGGCCTGCTGATAGCGCACCAGATTGGCCGCCTCATCGTCCAGGCTGACACCCGACTGGGCCGACAGCGTGCTCTGGGCATTGCTGTAGATCGCATCGAGCGCATCGCGCGTGGTGGTGTTGCTCGACACTGCGGTCGAGGTGGTCAGGATCAGATTGTTGGTCTGGCCCGCGATGTCCACCGACTTGAGTGAGGAGATCATCGAATTGAGGTTGCTGGCATCGCTGCTGTTCGCCGCCGAGCCCGAGGGCGCCGTGGCGATCTGGCTGCCCGAGGTGAGCGCCAGCGTGATCCCCGCTGCGCCCGAGCCCGAGAACATCGCCTGACCCTGCGTGCCGTCCAGCGCCACGCCATTGCTCTGCGCGGTGTTGACGGTGGAGATCAGATTGTTGGCGATGCCGTCCAGCGTGGAGCCGGCGCTGATCGCGGCGGTCATCGCCTGCTGCTGGCCGGCCAGCGAGCCGCCCGAAAGCGACAGCGCCGAACCGCCGACCGTATAGCTGATGGCGCCGGTCGAATCCTGGCTCATCGCCAGCGTGTTGGCGGTGCTGCCCGAGACCAGCACGGGGCCGCTCGTGCCGCCCATCTGCACCTGCACCGTGCCGTTGCTGGCGATGGTGGAGGTGATGTCGCCATACTGGCTGAGCTGTTGCAGGATGTTGTCGCGCTGATCGAGCAGATCGGCCTGAGCGCTGGGATCGGGGGTCTGGGCGATGGTGTTGTTCAGCTTTGCCAGCGAGGTGGCCAGCGTGTTGACCTGCGACACACCGGCGGTGGCGCCCTGCACCAGCCCGGACTTGGTGGCGGTCAGCGCGCTGCTGGCCTGGTTGAAGCTCTGGGCCAGCGTGCGGCCGGCTTCCAGCGCATTGGCGCGCAGCGAGCTGTCGGTGGGGCTGGCGGACAGCTTGGAGAGCGCGGTCTGATAGGCGGTGATCGAGTCATACAGGCCCGAATTGTCGATCGCGTCGTTCACATTGGTGAGGCCGGTGACCAGCGTGTCGGCGCGCGAGGCATCCGAGCCGGTGCGGCGCACTTCGCTCTGCTGGAAGGCATCGACATCGCGCACCGTGCCGGTGACGCGCACACCGCCCAGCGTGACCACGCCGTAGCTGGTGCCCATCGTGTTGGTGGAGGCCACATCGGCCTGCGTGACCGAGCGCCGCACATAGCCGTCGGTGTTGACGTTGGCGATGTTCTGCGAGGTGACGTTCAGCGCTGCCTGGGCGGCTCGGGTGCCGCTGGCGGCAATGCTCAGCATATCGGATGCCATGGCGTCAGTCCTTCTTTCCGAGTGCGTTGGTGCTTGCACCGTAAACGGCGCTGGAGGCGCTGCTTGTCGCGCCGGAGGTGGTGGTGGCGCCGCTGCCGATATGCAGTTGGCTGGCCAGCTTCTTCTCGATCAGCTTGGCAAAGCCCAGGCCGCCGCTCTTGCTGGTGGCCGTGGCGATGGTCTGTTCCTGCATCTCGCGGAAGGTATCCATGCCCTGGCCGCTGAACAGCTCGTCGCCCAGATTGGTCTTGCGCGATTCGGCCAGCATCTGCCGCACGAAGATCGCCTCGAACTGCTGGGAGACCTCATGCAGCTTCTTGGCATCGGTGATGCCGCCGACGCCGGGCGAGGTGCCGCCCAGAGCCGAAGAGGCCGCGCTGGCCGCCGTGGCGGAAATATCCGTCATATCACCACCATCTCGGCCTTGAGAGAACCGGCCTGCTTGAGCGCCTCAAGGATCGCCACCAGATCGGACGGGGTCACGCCCAGCAGGTTGAGCGCGTCGACAATGCGCGAGAGCGAGGCACCCTTGGGCAGCAGCGCGATATGGGCGGTTTCCTCGCTGGCGCTGATCTGGCTGCTGGGTGTCACCACCGTGCGGCCATTGGAGAAGGGCCCGGGCTGCGAGACATTGCGTTTCTCATCGATGCGCACCACCAGCTTGCCGTGGCTGACGGCAGCGGGCGAGAGGCGCACTGCGCTGTTGATCACCACCGTGCCGGTGCGGCTGTTGACGATCACCTTGGCGGGCGCTTCGGCGGGGACGACATCGAGCATCTCGATGGCGGCCATGATGCCCGAACGCGTGTCGGCGCCCGGCGGCAGGTGAAGCGAGACGCTGACGGCATCGTCGGCGGCGGCCATGCCCGGCCAGTGGCGGTTGATGGCATCGCGCACGCGCTGGGCGGTGAGGAAATCGGCGGTGAAGAGGTTCCAGCGCAGCACGTCGGAGGTTTCAAAACCGGTGTCGACCGCGCGTTCCACCGTCGCCCCCTCGGCCACGCGGCCCACGGTGGGCACGTTGACCGACAGCTGCGAACCGTCCTTCGCCGTCACGCCCAGACCGCCGACGGCCAGGTTGCCCTGTGCCATCGCATAGATCTTGCCATCGGCACCATAGAGCGGCGCCAGCACCAGCGAACCGCCGCGCAGGCTCGTGGCCTTGCCGATCGCCGCGACGGTGATGTCGATGCGCTGGCCCGGCTTGGTGAAGGCGGGCAGATCGGCGGTGATCATCACCGCCGCGGTGTTCTTGAGGTTGGGCGAGATGTTGAGCGGCAGGTTCAGACCCATACGGCCCGAGACGCCCTTCATCGCATAGGTGACATATTCCAGATTGTCGTCGCCCGAGCCGGAGAGGCCCACCACGACGCCATAGCCGGTCAGCTGGTTGCTTCGCACGCCCTGGAAGGTGCCCAGATCGCGGATACGCTCGGCATGAGCGAGCGTTGGAGCAAGGGCGGGAACGGCCAGCACGGCGAGCGCCAGCAGCATGGTGCGCAGCGCGTGAAACACGCGGGTAGCCATGGGGCGCTTATGATCGGATCTGGGCGGGAAAACGGCGGACATGGGACAAGTCTCCATCAGAACGGGCTGATGATGTTGAAGAAATGCGAAAGCCAGCCCTCGCGCGCGCTGCGCGTGATGGCGCCATTGCCCGCATATTCGATATGGGCATCGGCGATCCGGCTCGAGGGCACGGTGTTGTCCATGCTGATGTCGTTCAGGCGCAGAATTCCAGAAAACTGGATCCACTCCTGACCCTGGCTCAGCAACATGCGCTTTTCTCCACGCACCAAGGCGGTGCCGTTCGATCTCACCTCGGCGATCGTGACAGCGATCGTTCCGGTGAAGGTACTTGTCAGGGCGGTGTTGCCCTGACCATTGAACGACGAACCGCTCGAAGCATTAAGGGCATTGGGGTTCAGAGCGAAGGGTCCCTGCGTCGGCGGGGTGATGCTGGCGCTGCCCGAACGCTGGGTTTTGGTG includes the following:
- a CDS encoding flagellar basal body L-ring protein FlgH, whose protein sequence is MRAFSLIGLSMASVLALLPAAAMAGKPPAGFSATTPPPPAPRVADGSIFNASMGYSSLVTGAQARVVGDAVTILLIETTSSSKTANTKTQRSGSASITPPTQGPFALNPNALNASSGSSFNGQGNTALTSTFTGTIAVTIAEVRSNGTALVRGEKRMLLSQGQEWIQFSGILRLNDISMDNTVPSSRIADAHIEYAGNGAITRSAREGWLSHFFNIISPF
- a CDS encoding HAD family hydrolase — its product is MNAPITPNAFAKTAAPSADPARVDLLPHELPQAIDWFPQARVLSLDCFDTLLWRDTHAPGDVFTTLPGINPVQRRWAEAIARKVMGFGHNRNEVSIGEIYSQLMPRTPQATRDTAIAAELEAEAQACFAFAPAVELMRRAKARGLQIIIVSDTYLDAPQLRGLIERAAGTEVAALIDRIFVSSAYGQPKALGLYREVLRKLSAKPHEILHIGDNHGADVVGVSAHGVSTLHLKQFSTELTQQLRLEAGIGAMLHPISKAVTAAQPHRAALALALPQQDNAAARLGMAVMGPILTGYDMWLRQEAEALSAKHGGRVHYLFLMRDGWLPMRMHAARGDASSTSFTAHPIEISRFTATAASFTDEAEVTRYCDQEATTLAGSLGRQLLLPAEDLARICDTATHEEACANLRQEMRKTARKRATVAASRAFAKRLIAHVRAVVDPAPGDTLMLVDLGYNGSVQNSIDRVLAEALDVHVAGRYLLLREVNMPGLDKRGFLDVSHYDDFALNALTASASVLEQLCTTGMGSVIDYTEAGDPIRRTNDISPEQAAIRQAVQEGAIAFAHAQPHATLRGDCGRDPVDLWRQATTSAMARLMFMPLDHELAVIQGFEHEVNLGSMEHRALFDPALARTGLRQQGLFYLNSSERMYLPAELKGEGLAPRLTVLAMRRFGLPFSFADFTDKTVELPVIFADNQTNGVFEQTIAASATHDGFYVAAVPMGEARYGVALRLGAKFEWVELDSVRIMPQADFLSEHLPFVERHITPEPLLEGIERVTPRLLRCHNEAGFLMVNPPAQVARREPLILLVAFRPLTDD
- the motA gene encoding flagellar motor stator protein MotA, which codes for MFPIIGLVVLFGAVFGVFAMTGGALGPVFEAIPHEVATIGGAGIAALVIGNDMHGLKALGGGFGKVFKGPKHNKQDHIDVIALTTKLMKLLRTEGPVAMESHVAAPKDSPIFAEYPRLLANHELTDLICDTLTLIVVSSGTLEVHAVEDVMDNAIKTHLTALDHPQHAIQGLADALPALGIVAAVLGVVKTMGSIDKPPSVLGAMIGSALVGTFMGVMLAYGIVAPMAGRLKQVNEADEQIFHAVKQVIIASLHGWPQPLVVESARSGLSHDFRPGLSELLDALRGR
- a CDS encoding rod-binding protein; translation: MTDISATAASAASSALGGTSPGVGGITDAKKLHEVSQQFEAIFVRQMLAESRKTNLGDELFSGQGMDTFREMQEQTIATATSKSGGLGFAKLIEKKLASQLHIGSGATTTSGATSSASSAVYGASTNALGKKD
- the flgK gene encoding flagellar hook-associated protein FlgK; this encodes MASDMLSIAASGTRAAQAALNVTSQNIANVNTDGYVRRSVTQADVASTNTMGTSYGVVTLGGVRVTGTVRDVDAFQQSEVRRTGSDASRADTLVTGLTNVNDAIDNSGLYDSITAYQTALSKLSASPTDSSLRANALEAGRTLAQSFNQASSALTATKSGLVQGATAGVSQVNTLATSLAKLNNTIAQTPDPSAQADLLDQRDNILQQLSQYGDITSTIASNGTVQVQMGGTSGPVLVSGSTANTLAMSQDSTGAISYTVGGSALSLSGGSLAGQQQAMTAAISAGSTLDGIANNLISTVNTAQSNGVALDGTQGQAMFSGSGAAGITLALTSGSQIATAPSGSAANSSDASNLNSMISSLKSVDIAGQTNNLILTTSTAVSSNTTTRDALDAIYSNAQSTLSAQSGVSLDDEAANLVRYQQAYQASGKVIQVAQTLFNQLLQI
- a CDS encoding flagellar basal body P-ring protein FlgI — encoded protein: MLLALAVLAVPALAPTLAHAERIRDLGTFQGVRSNQLTGYGVVVGLSGSGDDNLEYVTYAMKGVSGRMGLNLPLNISPNLKNTAAVMITADLPAFTKPGQRIDITVAAIGKATSLRGGSLVLAPLYGADGKIYAMAQGNLAVGGLGVTAKDGSQLSVNVPTVGRVAEGATVERAVDTGFETSDVLRWNLFTADFLTAQRVRDAINRHWPGMAAADDAVSVSLHLPPGADTRSGIMAAIEMLDVVPAEAPAKVIVNSRTGTVVINSAVRLSPAAVSHGKLVVRIDEKRNVSQPGPFSNGRTVVTPSSQISASEETAHIALLPKGASLSRIVDALNLLGVTPSDLVAILEALKQAGSLKAEMVVI
- the flgL gene encoding flagellar hook-associated protein FlgL yields the protein MTSISTSAFYNLSIANMDKITQATQNLSQQLSTGNKLTHSYDDPVAAAQMRTMQAADTLSTADTANASAAKASLSLTDSTLSQFTNIITQIQTLATQAASDTTNTTDKANIGTQISAYYQQLVDLSNTKDSYGNYVFSGTSGSTPAYTQDSSGNATYTGGSSASAISLGGSLSVTPSVTGPEVMDFTTSGGVSGNLLTTVKTLADQLTAGTATSDTMNASGGTFDQLTAALNQVSATQTVVGARSAWITTATTVQTTAQTARTSTEATVGGTDYTTATAQLSQQMLALSASQASFAKLSSMSLFTYINN
- a CDS encoding flagellar motor protein MotB; translated protein: MAPPKKGNKQDIPAPIIVKKVTIVAAGHHGGAWKVAYADFVTAMMAFFLLMWLLGATTEKQRKGIADYFTPTLMKIRQGGAGSNGLLGGSSMVDADKMPHRAGQTGQRPMTIPRDATGGMKEGANQIKKASQVQQRLQQQLNASEKLKKLSRVLKVTVTPDGIRIDLMDDADFSMFQLGTTVLTPDAVELLAAISHVLKTETGDLTIRGHTDALQWRTNGLVNNWSLSAGRAESTRQQMMRDGLGEDRFRRIEGVADREPLIADNPSDARNRRMSLLLANDVTPPTDHGPEKPDEKGADKAPAKAAPAPHEAKPGH